The proteins below come from a single Poecilia reticulata strain Guanapo linkage group LG5, Guppy_female_1.0+MT, whole genome shotgun sequence genomic window:
- the card19 gene encoding caspase recruitment domain-containing protein 19, with protein MGDSFREQLLEDTVFLRAEQRLDTELVDKLILQLNRIYPQILTDKEATRFRNLDVPTSVRLGELLTHLQGKGDEACREFYRALHLHVEEVYYSLPTRLRLRDPLNPLTSPQIHSQGSVLNDRGPLFFLGCFGFAVGIAFLYYYDEAKVSGGSRALGMAALGLKRKAQEVLIWYTEEGIMK; from the exons ATGGGAG ATAGTTTTCGCGAGCAGCTGCTAGAGGACACTGTCTTCCTCAGAGCTGAGCAGAGACTGGACACGGAGCTGGTGGACAAACTCATCCTGCAGCTCAACAGAATCTACCCGCAGATCCTCACCGACAAGGAGGCCACGAGA TTCAGAAATTTGGACGTACCAACAAGCGTCCGCCTGGGTGAACTCCTGACACATCTCCAGGGGAAAGGTGATGAAGCCTGCAGGGAGTTTTACAGAGCGCTCCACCTCCATGTGGAGGAGGTATACTACAGCTTGCCAACACGGCTAcgcctcagag ATCCTTTGAATCCACTCACAAGTCCACAGATCCACTCACAGGGAAGCGTTCTGAACGACAGAG GTCCTCTCTTTTTCCTAGGCTGTTTCGGCTTTGCTGTGGGAATAGCTTTTCTCTATTACTATGacg AAGCTAAAGTGTCGGGAGGCAGCCGGGCCCTTGGAATGGCCGCCCTCGGTCTGAAGAGAAAAGCGCAGGAGGTTCTTATTTGGTACACCGAAGAGGGCATAATGAAGTAA